From Triticum aestivum cultivar Chinese Spring chromosome 4A, IWGSC CS RefSeq v2.1, whole genome shotgun sequence, a single genomic window includes:
- the LOC123088533 gene encoding LOW QUALITY PROTEIN: putative disease resistance RPP13-like protein 1 (The sequence of the model RefSeq protein was modified relative to this genomic sequence to represent the inferred CDS: inserted 2 bases in 1 codon; substituted 1 base at 1 genomic stop codon) produces MEVALASAALSISLKLAASPALKKLLSNASTYLGVNMARELHELETTVLPQFELLIEAADKGNHRPRLDKWLQELKEGFYLAEDLLDEHEYNLLKRQAKGKASLPANASSISNTLMKPLRAASSKLSNMSSENRKLIQHLNELKTTLVKAKDFRTLLCLPADYNAENPPISSAVVPETTSIPPLKVIGRDKDRDHIIKRLTRTTASTDSSIALYSGLAIVGAGGMGKSTXAQFVYNDXRVNEYFAVTMWVSISRKLDVRRHTREIIESASQRECPRIDNLDTLQRKLTDILQGSGKFLLVLDDVWFEPGSEREWDQLLAPLVSQQMGSKVLVTSRRDTFPPALCCEEVCPLEKMEDAQFLALFKHHAFFGPKIRNPQLCKKLEGFAEKIAKRLGQSPLAAKVMGSQLKGKTDISSWKDALTLMTDKLSEPMAALLWSYKKLDPCLQRCFLYCSLFPKGYRYVIDDLVYLWMGEGLFDSCNQNKRVKDIGRDCFKEMVSVSFFQPYVGPYYVMHDLLHDLAESHSKEDYFRLEDDKVTEISSTVRHLSVRVDSMMQHKQSICKLHHLRTIICIEPIVDDVRDLFNQIIQNLKKLCVLCLSSYSSSKLPYSAGELKHLRYLNLKETLISELPRSLCTLYHLQLLLLNGKVKSFPEKLSNLVKLQHLESSFKEAIPNIGKLTLLQQLGEFSVQKKKGYELQQLRDMNEIHGSLRVTNLENVAGKDQALESKLHKKSQLGSLELVWSYENNTNAEDSLHLEVLKGLMPPPQLRDLTIDGYRSSEYPSWLLDGSYFENLGSLSFNNCSALQSLPSNSKLFENCSSLFLSNVPNLKSLPFLPVGLRFLHVDNCPLLIFISNDEMEHHDQRENIMRTDHLESQFRLIWQVDSRSLIRSVLPREYSVLKQLLTLMHSDVTHVQNLESTLQREKDKVLVKEDVIKAWIYCHEQRMRLTYGSSIGLPLVPPSGLRQLYLSSCCITDGALAVCLAGLASLKILFLVEIMTLTTLPSEEVLQHLTELSSLSIYDCWCLRSLRGLRAATSLSCVDLISCPSLELACGGECLPSSLERLSIQNCVFAADFLCTDWPHMNHVLIGNCRTRCLSVGSFTSVKCLSLKCLPDLCVLEGLSSLQLDHLSLIDVPKLTPECISQFRVQDSLHVSSPVILNDMLLAEASTVPASLTLQGSKEPFISFEESANFTSVRSLTFWDCEMISLPTNLKCFSNLKNLGIYRCPNISSLPDLPSSLQWIRVSGCSELLVESCRAPDGESWPKIAHIRWKEFE; encoded by the exons ATGGAAGTGGCATTAGCTAGTGCTGCCTTAAGCATAAGCTTAAAATTGGCTGCATCGCCGGCCTTAAAGAAGCTCCTTTCTAATGCTTCAACGTACCTTGGAGTGAATATGGCACGTGAGCTCCATGAACTGGAGACCACTGTCTTGCCGCAGTTTGAGCTATTGATTGAAGCAGCAGATAAGGGAAACCACAGGCCCAGGTTGGACAAATGGCTTCAGGAACTCAAAGAAGGCTTCTACCTGGCTGAAGACTTGCTGGACGAGCATGAATACAACCTCCTCAAGCGCCAAGCAAAGGGGAAGGCTTCCTTGCCGGCCAACGCCTCCTCCATCAGCAACACTTTAATGAAGCCTCTGCGTGCTGCATCAAGCAAGCTGTCCAATATGAGCTCTGAGAACAGAAAGCTAATTCAACATCTGAATGAACTGAAGACCACCCTGGTGAAAGCCAAGGACTTCCGTACACTGCTTTGCTTACCAGCTGATTATAATGCAGAGAACCCTCCCATATCATCAGCTGTTGTTCCGGAGACGACATCAATACCACCTCTGAAAGTGATTGGTCGTGACAAGGATCGCGATCATATAATAAAGCGTCTTACCAGGACAACTGCTAGTACTGATTCTAGTATAGCTTTGTACTCAGGTTTGGCCATCGTTGGAGCTGGAGGCATGGGAAAGTCCACCTAGGCACAATTTGTTTACAATGA CAGGGTAAACGAATATTTTGCTGTGACAATGTGGGTAAGCATCTCACGCAAACTTGATGTTCGCCGTCATACACGGGAGATCATCGAGTCTGCCTCTCAGAGGGAATGCCCACGCATTGATAACCTTGATACTCTGCAGCGCAAGTTAACAGACATACTGCAAGGATCAGGGAAATTCCTGCTTGTGCTGGATGATGTTTGGTTTGAACCTGGTAGCGAAAGGGAATGGGACCAACTGTTAGCTCCTCTAGTTTCCCAACAGATGGGAAGCAAAGTCTTGGTAACTTCTCGACGAGATACATTTCCACCTGCTCTTTGCTGTGAAGAAGTGTGTCCTCTGGAAAAGATGGAGGATGCTCAGTTCTTGGCACTCTTCAAACACCATGCATTCTTTGGACCAAAAATCAGAAATCCACAGTTGTGTAAAAAGCTGGAAGGTTTTGCAGAGAAGATTGCTAAAAGGCTTGGACAATCTCCTTTGGCGGCAAAAGTTATGGGTTCTCAGTTGAAAGGGAAAACCGATATATCTTCATGGAAGGATGCTCTAACTTTAATGACTGACAAATTAAGTGAGCCCATGGCAGCTTTGTTGTGGAGTTATAAGAAGTTAGATCCATGTCTGCAAAGGTGCTTCCTATACTGTAGCCTCTTTCCAAAAGGCTACAGGTATGTCATTGATGATTTGGTTTATCTTTGGATGGGTGAGGGTCTTTTTGATTCGTGCAACCAAAACAAGAGAGTGAAAGATATTGGGAGGGATTGCTTCAAGGAGATGGTCTCTGTTTCATTCTTTCAACCATACGTTGGCCCGTATTATGTTATGCATGATCTCCTTCATGATCTGGCAGAATCACACTCCAAAGAAGACTACTTCAGATTGGAAGATGATAAGGTGACAGAAATATCATCCACTGTTCGACACCTATCTGTTCGTGTTGATAGTATGATGCAACACAAGCAAAGTATCTGCAAGCTACATCATTTACGCACTATTATCTGCATAGAACCCATAGTGGATGATGTACGTGACCTTTTTAATCAGATAATACAGAATTTGAAGAAGTTGTGCGTGCTATGCTTGTCATCTTACAGTAGTAGTAAGTTGCCATATTCTGCTGGTGAGTTGAAGCACCTTCGGTATTTGAACCTTAAAGAAACACTGATTTCTGAATTGCCAAGATCATTGTGTACCCTTTACCACTTACAGTTACTTCTGTTAAATGGTAAAGTTAAGAGTTTCCCTGAGAAACTCAGCAATTTAGTGAAGTTACAACATCTTGAATCGAGCTTCAAAGAAGCAATTCCTAACATTGGCAAGCTAACATTGCTTCAACAATTAGGGGAATTTTCTGTGCAAAAGAAAAAGGGATATGAGTTACAACAGCTCAGGGACATGAACGAGATTCATGGCAGTTTAAGGGTCACAAATCTTGAGAATGTTGCTGGGAAGGATCAAGCCTTAGAATCAAAGCTGCACAAGAAAAGTCAACTTGGCAGCTTAGAACTTGTATGGAGTTATGAAAATAACACAAATGCAGAGGATAGTTTACATTTGGAGGTTCTAAAAGGCCTGATGCCACCGCCTCAGCTTAGGGATCTTACAATTGACGGTTACAGATCTTCAGAATATCCAAGCTGGTTACTTGATGGTTCATATTTTGAGAATTTGGGATCTTTAAGCTTTAATAATTGCAGCGCATTACAAAGCCTACCATCCAATAGTAAGCTATTTGAGAATTGCTCTTCACTTTTCCTCAGCAATGTGCCAAACCTAAAGTCATTACCTTTTCTTCCAGTAGGCCTTCGTTTTTTACATGTAGACAATTGCCCACTGCTTATATTTATTTCCAACGATGAGATGGAACATCATGATCAGAGAGAGAATATCATGAGGACAGACCACTTGGAATCACAGTTTCGTTTAATCTGGCAGGTGGATTCAAGATCACTTATTAGGTCTGTACTCCCAAGGGAATATTCAGTTCTGAAGCAGTTGTTGACACTGATGCATAGTGATGTGACACATGTTCAAAACCTTGAGAGTACTCTACAAAGAGAGAAGGATAAAGTATTGGTGAAGGAGGATGTCATCAAGGCATGGATATATTGTCACGAGCAAAGGATGCGACTCACGTATGGAAGTAGCATTGGGCTGCCACTTGTTCCACCATCAGGACTTCGTCAACTTTATCTTTCTTCATGCTGTATTACAGATGGAGCTTTAGCTGTTTGCCTTGCTGGCCTAGCTTCACTGAAAATTTTGTTCTTAGTAGAGATTATGACTCTAACTACACTTCCTTCAGAAGAGGTCCTCCAACATTTGACAGAACTTTCCAGCTTGTCCATCTATGATTGCTGGTGTCTCAGGTCGTTAAGGGGCTTACGAGCTGCTACCTCTCTTTCATGTGTTGATTTGATTTCCTGCCCTTCTTTAGAGTTGGCATGTGGAGGAGAATGTTTGCCATCATCACTTGAGAGGCTTAGTATACAGAATTGTGTGTTTGCAGCTGACTTCCTCTGTACTGATTGGCCACACATGAATCATGTTCTCATAGGGAATTGCAGAACCAGATGCTTGTCTGTTGGTAGTTTCACATCTGTTAAATGTTTGTCGCTGAAGTGCTTGCCAGATTTATGTGTGCTCGAAGGATTGTCTTCCCTGCAACTTGACCATTTAAGTTTGATTGATGTTCCAAAGCTCACCCCGGAGTGTATCTCACAGTTTCGAGTACAGGACTCACTTCATGTTAGCAGTCCTGTAATACTCAACGACATGCTCTTGGCTGAAGCTTCCACAGTTCCAGCATCTTTGactcttcaaggaagcaaggaaccATTCATTTCATTTGAGGAATCCGCAAATTTCACATCTGTGAGGAGTCTGACGTTCTGGGATTGTGAAATGATTTCCCTGCCAACAAATCTGAAGTGCTTCTCCAATCTGAAGAATCTCGGTATCTATAGATGCCCCAACATATCATCTTTACCAGACCTGCCATCCTCCCTCCAGTGGATACGTGTATCGGGTTGTTCTGAGCTATTGGTGGAGAGCTGTCGAGCACCTGATGGAGAAAGCTGGCCAAAGATCGCGCATATCCGCTGGAAGGAATTTGAATAA